A portion of the Leptospira broomii serovar Hurstbridge str. 5399 genome contains these proteins:
- a CDS encoding Rrf2 family transcriptional regulator, with product MSIPSRYSIAIHVLSLIELENSAEITSQLMASSIGTNPVVVRGILGKLKKAGLVVTRQGVPGASLAKTPAEIRLLEVYKAVESTEELFSMHAHANPKCPVGKRIQGALVGIFQEAQKALEDKLNDFSLADVLLNIEQESKKRA from the coding sequence ATGTCCATTCCAAGCAGATACTCCATCGCCATCCATGTCCTATCCCTGATAGAGTTGGAAAATTCGGCGGAAATCACTTCTCAATTGATGGCGAGTAGCATAGGAACAAATCCGGTCGTCGTGCGGGGAATCCTGGGAAAGCTAAAGAAGGCAGGCTTGGTTGTTACTCGCCAGGGTGTTCCAGGGGCTAGTTTAGCCAAGACTCCGGCGGAAATCCGTCTTTTGGAAGTGTACAAGGCGGTCGAATCGACTGAGGAATTATTTTCCATGCATGCCCACGCCAATCCAAAATGTCCCGTAGGAAAGAGAATTCAAGGAGCGCTGGTAGGAATTTTCCAAGAAGCCCAGAAAGCTTTAGAAGATAAATTGAATGACTTTTCGCTTGCGGACGTCCTTCTTAATATAGAACAAGAAAGTAAAAAGCGAGCCTGA
- a CDS encoding BTAD domain-containing putative transcriptional regulator, with protein MTYYQLSCYLVVTVLVYRTVHNLVLFIRNRKQVYLLHFAFLQISYGAYLFFFIQTINSESIEKALFWERLENTAVPFFGTFLVLFVNSYRRIFSRDFTYLYIFLNLLLSGILITDPNAYTIELSHPRSFPYLGIVIYETKQPIIVQYLYLSGMLMIFWTLFKVTNQFLRNHFRNPFLLFGLILFFTSMILDILVATDVLPIPYTSHFSFLVLMFSVDSFLTVNKSEREVRLEFKESIAKWLHGSIAQSEKILEQKLDPGSGSKEVGGMRPSPLSRKKAPNQLILKVKAMGPLELELDGKKISASEYSSKKKLLKLIKLLVVRYGKGIHKEELLENLWPGMSEKNALNSLHALLFRLRKILGNPDALVFAEDRLYFHPDLVVADFSEFERELEQAHRLLRNKKEEEAVQNFKKAQDYYRGDFFEFDLYFPESDLKREYLRKNLIETYRILCEFSQKRGDFDALFLDSESWIRLDDLDERAWRYHFEALQQLDRKNEALRKFEDLKKILKKELGVEPEADTIALIERIRASSSVA; from the coding sequence ATGACGTACTATCAACTCTCCTGCTATCTGGTAGTCACGGTATTAGTTTACCGAACTGTCCATAATTTGGTTCTTTTCATTCGGAACCGAAAGCAGGTATATTTGCTTCATTTTGCTTTTTTGCAAATTTCATACGGAGCTTATTTATTCTTTTTTATTCAGACAATTAATTCGGAAAGCATCGAAAAGGCTTTGTTTTGGGAGAGATTGGAAAACACGGCGGTTCCTTTTTTCGGAACCTTCCTTGTGCTTTTTGTAAACAGCTATCGTAGGATATTCAGTCGGGATTTTACCTACCTCTATATTTTCCTAAACCTTCTTCTCTCCGGAATTTTAATAACGGATCCGAACGCGTATACGATCGAACTTTCTCACCCTAGAAGTTTTCCTTATTTGGGAATCGTGATCTACGAGACGAAACAACCGATCATCGTTCAGTATCTATACTTATCGGGAATGTTGATGATCTTTTGGACTTTGTTCAAAGTGACGAACCAATTCCTTAGAAATCATTTTCGAAATCCGTTCCTTTTATTCGGTCTGATTCTATTTTTTACATCAATGATTCTGGATATTCTAGTGGCGACGGATGTCCTACCGATTCCATATACTTCGCATTTTAGTTTTCTAGTACTAATGTTCTCCGTAGATAGTTTTCTTACCGTGAACAAATCGGAAAGGGAAGTACGGCTGGAATTTAAGGAATCGATAGCTAAATGGTTGCACGGAAGTATCGCCCAGTCTGAAAAAATTCTAGAACAGAAACTCGACCCCGGATCAGGCTCGAAAGAAGTAGGGGGGATGCGGCCTTCTCCGTTGAGCCGTAAAAAGGCTCCTAACCAGCTGATTCTAAAAGTAAAAGCTATGGGTCCGTTGGAGCTGGAGCTTGACGGCAAAAAAATCTCCGCTTCCGAATACTCGAGTAAGAAGAAGTTGCTTAAATTGATTAAACTTCTAGTCGTTCGATACGGAAAAGGAATTCATAAGGAAGAACTTTTAGAGAATCTTTGGCCGGGAATGTCGGAAAAGAACGCCTTAAATAGCCTTCATGCTTTGCTATTCCGTCTCCGCAAGATTTTGGGAAATCCGGACGCTCTGGTTTTTGCTGAGGACCGGCTTTATTTTCACCCCGATCTCGTGGTCGCAGACTTCTCAGAATTCGAGCGGGAACTGGAACAAGCTCATAGATTACTTAGAAACAAAAAAGAAGAGGAAGCAGTTCAGAATTTTAAGAAGGCCCAAGATTACTACCGCGGGGACTTTTTCGAATTCGATCTGTATTTCCCCGAATCGGATCTTAAACGGGAATATTTACGCAAGAATCTGATCGAAACATATAGGATTCTATGCGAATTCTCCCAAAAAAGGGGTGATTTTGATGCCTTGTTTTTGGATTCGGAAAGCTGGATTCGCTTGGATGATTTGGATGAGCGCGCATGGAGATATCATTTTGAGGCATTGCAACAATTGGATCGGAAAAATGAAGCCCTGCGTAAATTTGAAGATCTCAAAAAGATTTTGAAGAAAGAATTGGGAGTGGAGCCGGAAGCGGATACGATAGCATTGATAGAGAGGATTCGTGCCAGTTCTTCGGTTGCCTAA
- a CDS encoding alpha/beta hydrolase, translated as MKRSIKFSLATVLIIVAAYTGVYYSTLPSYQYKEHALPSDFDSYYRIKLAETKAKGGRIGNEEKLIRFSRGKTPVAILYVHGFGASRAEGEESMDKIAAKLKANIYYLRLPGHGTNNEDHRDTDFREYLTTAEESLLMMDKLGDKIVLVGTSMGGLISTYLASKYPDKIHALILLSPFFDFTVPIAKLFYLPGGTSLAEMINGKIRKSPPRVEGDGIGEKYYEYWYKDQYLSSVQHVSNVKKFIASNEKFANIHSPSLLIYYYKDKDHQDKVASVSAMLEAFSKFGGDHPNPLNTKVAIEQGHHVLTSKHVSTDKEKIELSILDFLSRTGIQ; from the coding sequence TTGAAACGTTCGATTAAATTTTCCTTGGCTACCGTTCTTATAATCGTAGCCGCATATACTGGCGTTTATTATTCGACTCTGCCTTCTTACCAGTATAAAGAACATGCTCTACCCTCCGACTTCGATAGTTATTACCGAATTAAATTGGCTGAAACTAAAGCCAAGGGCGGCCGTATCGGCAATGAAGAAAAACTTATTCGTTTCTCCCGTGGGAAAACGCCGGTGGCCATTCTGTACGTCCACGGATTCGGAGCTTCCCGCGCCGAAGGAGAAGAATCTATGGATAAAATAGCGGCAAAACTCAAGGCCAATATTTACTATCTACGCTTGCCCGGACACGGGACAAACAACGAAGATCATAGAGATACCGACTTCCGAGAATATCTTACGACTGCCGAAGAAAGTCTTTTGATGATGGATAAACTCGGTGATAAAATCGTATTGGTCGGGACCAGCATGGGCGGACTAATATCCACATATCTTGCGTCCAAATATCCCGATAAAATTCACGCATTAATCTTACTATCTCCTTTCTTCGATTTTACGGTACCGATCGCCAAATTATTCTATCTCCCCGGAGGTACCTCTTTAGCGGAAATGATCAACGGTAAAATAAGAAAATCTCCGCCCAGAGTCGAGGGAGATGGAATCGGCGAAAAATATTACGAGTATTGGTACAAAGACCAGTATCTATCATCGGTGCAGCATGTTTCTAACGTCAAAAAGTTCATAGCTTCGAACGAGAAGTTTGCTAATATTCATAGTCCTTCTTTATTAATATATTATTATAAAGATAAGGATCATCAGGATAAAGTAGCGAGCGTGTCCGCCATGTTGGAGGCATTTTCTAAATTCGGAGGAGATCATCCAAACCCTCTGAACACTAAAGTTGCAATAGAACAAGGACATCATGTTCTCACTTCGAAACATGTGTCGACGGACAAGGAAAAAATCGAATTATCGATATTGGATTTTTTATCCAGGACCGGCATTCAATGA
- the lsa20 gene encoding LIC11469 family lipoprotein adhesin Lsa20 has product MLFLNRLCLVLLVFSFFHTCGKEEKRDEFSLNLKGKKGAIPVRIEWIRKGVPGKMELYELAAQKPVQLWDTKSVASLEQAPISTPIEASTLLLSPGELRRFALVYKNDTKEDLFFFAAPHSVTPPEFGFGFKFKCLCVNHLFKVESGNVWYRIVELRTMPNWASEEFSITHTLVRVDPFQAKEWESSRSRSIPED; this is encoded by the coding sequence TTGCTATTTTTGAATCGTCTTTGTTTGGTCTTACTCGTTTTTTCCTTTTTCCATACTTGCGGAAAAGAGGAAAAACGAGATGAGTTTTCGCTTAATCTAAAGGGTAAGAAAGGCGCAATACCGGTCCGGATCGAATGGATTCGTAAAGGTGTGCCTGGAAAGATGGAGCTGTACGAATTGGCAGCCCAAAAACCGGTTCAACTCTGGGATACTAAGTCGGTCGCATCTTTGGAACAGGCGCCGATCTCGACTCCGATCGAAGCCTCGACTTTACTTCTTTCACCGGGGGAACTCCGACGGTTTGCGTTAGTCTATAAGAATGATACCAAAGAGGATTTATTTTTCTTCGCGGCTCCGCATTCTGTTACGCCGCCCGAATTCGGTTTCGGATTCAAATTCAAATGTTTATGCGTAAACCACCTATTTAAAGTGGAATCGGGAAATGTTTGGTATAGAATCGTCGAGTTGCGAACGATGCCGAATTGGGCAAGCGAGGAATTTTCAATCACTCACACCTTGGTCAGAGTGGATCCTTTCCAAGCCAAGGAATGGGAATCGTCAAGATCTCGATCAATACCGGAGGATTAA
- a CDS encoding fatty acid desaturase: protein MTAIAQIMVPTKPSLKLSDKERSKRIMKWIRFRDKQLRRKFPFLKNQDRLGMGITVGSAAGMLLFAGLYIAGFIPAWTCILANGILASLLHEIEHDLIHNLYYKDNLKKQNFMFWVVWIFRGNTVSPWYRRMIHTLHHKVSGHKEDIEERLIGNGMNFGLKRLLTMIDGNLSFLFQAHKLRKEAPKFKRREITRSSWPYLVIFYHLWYNFLFLNAFYIINDYLGKPINEPAWLDGIRTFLNTSAVVYLLPNWIRQTSIQIVSSNMHYYGDVKGLYDQTQVLNSWLLLPLHLFCFNFGSTHGIHHFVVNQPFYLRQAVAPFVHPAMKRYGIRFNDFGSIFRANRLGKETPSTIAQIA from the coding sequence ATGACTGCAATCGCACAAATAATGGTTCCAACCAAACCGAGTCTAAAACTTTCCGATAAAGAAAGAAGTAAAAGGATCATGAAATGGATTCGATTCCGAGATAAGCAACTACGGAGAAAATTCCCTTTTTTAAAGAACCAAGACCGATTGGGAATGGGAATCACCGTCGGTTCCGCCGCCGGAATGCTGCTATTTGCCGGCTTATATATTGCCGGATTCATTCCCGCCTGGACCTGCATCCTCGCAAACGGAATTTTAGCGTCTTTATTACATGAAATCGAACACGATTTGATTCATAACCTTTACTATAAGGATAACCTAAAAAAGCAAAACTTTATGTTTTGGGTCGTCTGGATCTTTAGGGGAAATACCGTCAGTCCCTGGTACAGACGAATGATCCATACCCTGCATCACAAGGTCTCCGGTCATAAAGAGGATATTGAAGAGAGATTGATCGGAAACGGAATGAACTTCGGCCTAAAACGGCTCTTGACGATGATCGACGGAAATCTATCCTTTCTCTTTCAAGCGCATAAGCTTAGAAAGGAAGCCCCCAAATTCAAGCGAAGAGAAATTACTCGATCTAGTTGGCCTTACCTGGTGATCTTTTATCATCTATGGTATAATTTCCTATTCTTGAATGCCTTTTACATCATTAACGACTACTTAGGAAAGCCTATTAACGAACCAGCTTGGCTGGACGGAATCCGTACGTTTCTAAATACGTCGGCGGTCGTATACTTATTGCCTAACTGGATCCGCCAAACAAGCATTCAGATCGTCTCGTCCAATATGCATTATTACGGGGACGTAAAGGGATTATACGACCAAACTCAGGTTCTAAACTCCTGGCTTCTCCTTCCGTTACATCTCTTCTGCTTTAATTTCGGCAGTACCCACGGAATTCATCACTTTGTGGTAAATCAGCCTTTCTATCTTCGGCAAGCAGTAGCACCCTTTGTTCATCCGGCGATGAAGCGATACGGAATTAGATTTAACGATTTTGGCAGCATTTTCCGAGCCAATCGCCTCGGAAAGGAAACCCCTTCAACGATCGCACAAATTGCATAA
- a CDS encoding DMT family transporter translates to MEESRLRTYLEFQISQLIISGNVLFAHLLPYSPSVITWGRTLFSSLLLGSLLYLRKRPILFSSKRDNLISFGLGVLLAVHWVTFFSSAQISSVAIAVLTLFTHPIWTVLLEPFYFKVKLKASDIAMAGFVCIGMWFLVPEFTFANEYFVGVMIGLISALTLALRNLLTKKYLSGHGSSQVMFHQSVATCVILSPVLFFEETFKNGQDWALVFLLGTFFTAIGHTMYVKAVFKMKVKTVGLLSTIQPVYSAILAWLILGEFPRKEEFIGGTLILVAAFVESFRYNRNSE, encoded by the coding sequence ATGGAAGAAAGTCGTCTCCGGACCTATTTAGAATTCCAAATCTCCCAATTAATTATTAGCGGGAACGTACTTTTCGCTCATCTCCTTCCCTACTCGCCTTCCGTCATCACTTGGGGGAGAACTTTATTTTCCAGTCTTCTCCTTGGGTCTCTTCTTTATTTAAGAAAAAGACCGATCCTTTTTTCATCCAAACGCGACAACCTGATCTCTTTCGGATTAGGAGTTCTTCTTGCCGTTCACTGGGTGACATTTTTCTCGTCCGCACAAATTTCCAGTGTAGCGATAGCGGTGCTAACCTTATTCACTCATCCGATTTGGACGGTTTTACTCGAACCTTTCTATTTCAAAGTAAAACTGAAAGCTTCCGATATCGCTATGGCAGGCTTCGTATGTATCGGTATGTGGTTTTTAGTACCGGAATTTACTTTTGCCAACGAATATTTTGTCGGTGTGATGATAGGGCTTATATCCGCTCTCACACTAGCGTTACGAAATTTACTTACGAAAAAATATCTATCCGGGCACGGCTCCTCTCAGGTGATGTTTCATCAGAGCGTGGCCACATGTGTAATACTGTCTCCCGTCCTATTTTTCGAAGAAACCTTCAAAAACGGACAAGATTGGGCCCTGGTATTTCTATTAGGAACCTTCTTCACGGCGATCGGACATACTATGTATGTTAAGGCGGTATTCAAAATGAAAGTAAAGACTGTCGGTTTACTTTCGACGATACAACCGGTCTATTCCGCAATTCTTGCTTGGCTGATTCTGGGAGAATTTCCAAGAAAGGAAGAATTCATCGGAGGAACTTTAATTTTAGTCGCCGCCTTCGTAGAATCCTTCAGATACAATCGCAATTCCGAATAA
- a CDS encoding NAD(P)-dependent oxidoreductase has product MRIIVYGATGMIGQRIVDEALSRGHEVVAVSRNPSALKLEHPKLSKRSGNITDPKSVEILSNDADVIISAIGPDKGGNPSTLSDAARSILEGTSKSGNKPFYFVGGAGSLEIAPHLQLVDTPTFPEAYKSAALAHREALRIFQNSSSKHWTYLSPAAMIAPGERTGKYRLGGDQLVLDSEGNSKISAEDYAVALLDEIESPKHTGKRFTLAY; this is encoded by the coding sequence ATGAGAATAATCGTATACGGCGCCACGGGGATGATCGGTCAAAGAATAGTAGACGAGGCTCTTTCCAGGGGGCACGAAGTGGTTGCAGTTTCTCGAAATCCTTCGGCCCTAAAATTAGAGCATCCCAAGCTATCAAAGCGGTCGGGAAACATTACTGATCCTAAATCGGTGGAAATCCTCTCCAACGATGCCGACGTTATTATCAGCGCAATCGGGCCGGACAAAGGTGGAAATCCATCAACGTTAAGCGACGCAGCTCGCTCTATTTTAGAAGGAACGTCAAAGTCAGGTAATAAGCCATTTTATTTTGTCGGAGGCGCAGGAAGTTTGGAAATCGCACCTCATTTACAATTAGTCGATACTCCGACTTTCCCGGAGGCCTATAAGTCCGCAGCTCTAGCGCATCGGGAAGCTCTACGCATTTTCCAAAATTCTTCCTCTAAGCATTGGACATACCTGAGTCCCGCAGCGATGATAGCCCCGGGGGAACGAACCGGAAAATATAGGTTAGGCGGAGATCAACTAGTGCTCGATTCGGAAGGCAATAGTAAAATCTCGGCGGAGGATTATGCCGTAGCCCTGCTGGACGAAATAGAATCTCCGAAGCATACCGGAAAAAGATTCACTCTAGCCTATTAA
- a CDS encoding discoidin domain-containing protein codes for MRSKLFIIVSFFLTLSACGKKLPVSMITATSMETGLPFDILEGKKWRPEKGANFVKLHVYPDESFLLSKIEIESCNGSFADSITAYINFDEYSQDLTGGGATATVQFSAPRSARSVTFNFHKNTDICVDKVVFYDEKGSKLGWKFPKVIEASVKASETAKPFLSYDVMNLFDSRYEYAWASDKKGAGVTLDFDFKEKQKIKSLKIWNGYQRSERHCQTNGRLKTATLTGDNGYSSKIEVQDILGPQTITLSKPFEGKKLRLTVDSIYNGKGYKGLIISELRFSDGDDWILPNPIEQVRKIAKENALQFAAANINNVLNWSYVGGEYSGEIPVNSSSTEETSPPAPESSVDQPPQEQVSDKYLVSSNWTLRLRSDGSMFLEGNTADEGEGSKTNRSFFALGNYEVKEAKPDGLKLRIFGLVRQRTSEEEYFGGDCNGCGRDCNMGESDPNNSEKIFQETIRIRKVGDKIYVQNENPDKVFHFKSLEMSQE; via the coding sequence ATGCGTTCGAAGCTTTTCATAATTGTCTCATTCTTTCTTACGTTATCTGCATGTGGGAAAAAACTTCCGGTTTCCATGATAACTGCGACCTCCATGGAAACCGGACTACCGTTCGACATCCTGGAAGGGAAGAAGTGGAGGCCTGAAAAAGGCGCGAATTTCGTGAAGCTTCACGTTTATCCCGACGAATCGTTCTTACTCTCTAAGATCGAAATCGAATCGTGTAACGGTTCGTTTGCAGACTCGATTACGGCATACATTAATTTTGATGAATATAGTCAGGATTTGACCGGCGGAGGTGCCACTGCGACGGTGCAATTTTCCGCTCCTCGTAGCGCTCGCTCTGTTACATTCAATTTTCATAAAAATACGGATATCTGCGTAGACAAAGTCGTTTTCTACGATGAAAAGGGATCCAAATTAGGTTGGAAATTTCCGAAAGTAATTGAGGCCTCGGTGAAGGCCTCCGAAACTGCAAAGCCTTTCCTTTCTTACGATGTGATGAACCTATTCGATTCTCGCTACGAGTACGCTTGGGCGTCGGATAAAAAAGGTGCAGGCGTCACCTTGGATTTCGATTTCAAAGAAAAGCAGAAAATAAAGTCTCTTAAAATTTGGAACGGATACCAACGTTCCGAACGCCACTGTCAGACCAATGGGCGTTTAAAGACTGCGACATTGACCGGAGACAACGGCTATAGTTCTAAGATCGAAGTTCAGGATATACTCGGTCCCCAAACGATCACTCTGTCTAAGCCCTTCGAAGGAAAGAAACTTCGCTTAACGGTCGATTCTATTTATAACGGAAAGGGATATAAGGGACTCATCATTAGCGAACTTCGCTTTTCCGACGGTGACGATTGGATTTTACCCAACCCGATCGAACAAGTCCGGAAAATCGCTAAAGAGAACGCCCTTCAGTTTGCCGCCGCTAATATTAATAATGTTTTAAACTGGAGTTATGTGGGCGGCGAATATTCAGGAGAAATTCCGGTCAATTCCTCGTCTACGGAAGAGACTTCTCCTCCGGCTCCCGAATCTTCCGTAGATCAGCCTCCTCAGGAGCAGGTTTCGGATAAGTATCTTGTATCTTCCAATTGGACTCTTCGACTTCGCTCGGACGGAAGTATGTTTTTGGAAGGAAATACAGCCGACGAAGGCGAGGGAAGCAAAACGAATCGAAGTTTCTTCGCGTTAGGAAATTATGAAGTGAAAGAAGCGAAACCCGACGGTTTAAAGCTTAGAATTTTCGGACTCGTTCGCCAGAGGACAAGCGAAGAGGAGTATTTCGGAGGGGATTGTAACGGGTGCGGAAGAGATTGCAATATGGGAGAATCGGATCCGAATAATTCCGAAAAAATATTTCAAGAGACGATTCGAATTCGTAAAGTCGGCGATAAGATTTATGTTCAAAACGAAAACCCGGATAAGGTATTTCATTTTAAATCTCTTGAAATGAGTCAGGAGTAA
- the crcB gene encoding fluoride efflux transporter CrcB: MFLSYFLVAIGGAAGSVLRYVVQISAIRHGAATFPTGTFIVNITGSVLIGLIYAISERENFVSPEIRILLASGFCGGFTTFSTFSHESLALLRANQIPLFLLYSLGSFFLCILAAALGSWLGSLSRYF, translated from the coding sequence ATGTTTCTATCATACTTTCTAGTTGCTATCGGTGGAGCGGCCGGAAGCGTTTTACGTTACGTCGTTCAGATAAGTGCAATACGGCACGGAGCTGCAACATTTCCGACCGGAACATTCATCGTAAACATTACTGGCAGCGTTTTAATCGGATTAATATATGCAATCTCCGAAAGAGAAAATTTTGTTTCTCCCGAAATAAGAATATTATTGGCATCAGGATTTTGCGGAGGGTTCACAACCTTCTCGACGTTTAGCCACGAATCTCTAGCTCTATTGCGGGCAAATCAAATTCCCCTATTTTTACTCTATTCCCTCGGAAGCTTCTTTCTTTGTATTCTCGCCGCCGCCTTAGGTTCTTGGCTCGGTTCACTTAGCAGATATTTCTGA
- a CDS encoding helix-turn-helix domain-containing protein, whose protein sequence is MPNSAYLLGNQPEIGPWLAILWWMVHFGISLGFLMSLGQIVIERKTALNRLLTLLFASIGIFQACSVSILSGFYQAIPLLSLAYLPTLGSVGPILYGIHQVSVERETESFGYLGLSKIHLFLPITLWVIYLLGIFVSEELIKISIATFVSQPGIRISEMILFVPLTLLLGYVIAILTKSSDLFRPEILRQEWTTRILLFLVLATLWNLVLGAIYLLTRNPLYLLENSAMMSCSLCLAYLIGHKRPEFFRALQEVAQATRQKYSRSLLQGLNRAALKENLLQIMEKERLYRDDELSLADLADELALSTHQVSELINQELGKNFAAFVNDFRIRDACQLLRTDRNRSVLDIAFEVGFRTKSSFHRAFQKHTGKTPSEYRASGES, encoded by the coding sequence ATGCCAAACTCGGCCTATTTATTAGGAAACCAACCTGAAATCGGTCCTTGGTTGGCGATTCTCTGGTGGATGGTTCACTTCGGTATTTCTTTAGGATTCCTTATGAGTCTAGGGCAAATCGTTATTGAACGAAAAACCGCCCTTAATAGATTACTTACCTTACTTTTTGCCTCCATTGGGATTTTCCAGGCTTGCTCGGTATCCATTCTTTCAGGTTTTTATCAGGCAATACCGCTTCTATCTCTCGCCTATTTACCGACTTTAGGTTCCGTGGGTCCCATCCTCTATGGAATTCACCAAGTAAGTGTAGAAAGAGAAACCGAATCGTTTGGATATCTTGGTCTGAGTAAAATCCATCTATTTCTTCCCATTACACTTTGGGTTATCTATCTGCTGGGCATTTTTGTTTCCGAAGAACTGATCAAGATTTCCATCGCCACATTCGTCTCACAGCCGGGAATCCGGATCAGCGAGATGATTCTGTTTGTCCCCCTGACCTTGCTATTAGGATATGTGATAGCGATTCTGACAAAGAGCTCGGATCTTTTTCGTCCGGAAATTTTACGGCAAGAATGGACGACCCGCATCCTTCTTTTCTTGGTCTTGGCGACGCTCTGGAATTTGGTCTTAGGCGCGATCTACCTACTTACCCGCAATCCGTTGTATCTACTGGAAAACTCCGCAATGATGAGCTGTAGCCTCTGTCTTGCGTATTTGATCGGCCATAAACGTCCTGAATTTTTTCGAGCTTTGCAAGAAGTAGCGCAGGCTACGCGGCAGAAATATTCACGTTCCCTATTGCAGGGATTAAACAGAGCGGCTCTCAAAGAGAACCTTTTGCAAATTATGGAAAAAGAACGACTCTATCGAGACGATGAGTTAAGCTTGGCCGATCTAGCCGACGAACTGGCTCTCTCAACTCATCAAGTGTCCGAATTAATCAACCAAGAACTTGGAAAAAACTTCGCTGCGTTCGTAAACGATTTTAGGATTCGGGACGCCTGTCAACTTTTACGAACGGATCGGAATCGATCCGTTCTCGATATTGCCTTCGAAGTAGGATTTCGGACAAAATCATCCTTCCACAGGGCATTTCAAAAGCACACCGGTAAGACTCCTTCGGAATACCGGGCCTCGGGAGAGTCGTAA
- a CDS encoding MORN repeat-containing protein translates to MNLSDETSEDGRCEQGDCENGSGIYVYATGDKYVGNFKNGTREGTGKFEYKNGDQFSGNFSGDQKQGPGTYTFSTGTIVEGNFSDGILKGKATVSFPDGGVLEADFIDGNNSSPGKFTRADGSQADCAFQSKALYCQSN, encoded by the coding sequence ATGAATCTTTCGGACGAAACTTCGGAAGACGGTCGTTGTGAACAGGGAGATTGCGAAAACGGTTCCGGAATTTACGTATATGCTACGGGAGATAAATACGTAGGAAATTTTAAGAACGGGACGAGAGAAGGAACCGGTAAATTCGAGTATAAAAACGGAGATCAATTTAGCGGGAATTTTTCCGGAGATCAAAAACAGGGCCCCGGAACGTATACCTTCTCGACGGGAACGATCGTGGAAGGGAATTTTTCTGACGGCATCCTGAAAGGAAAGGCCACTGTCTCCTTTCCTGACGGAGGAGTGCTGGAAGCGGATTTTATCGACGGAAACAATTCTTCGCCGGGAAAGTTTACACGTGCCGACGGAAGCCAGGCAGACTGTGCGTTTCAATCCAAAGCTCTCTACTGCCAAAGCAATTAA